One Lujinxingia sediminis genomic window carries:
- a CDS encoding S9 family peptidase, which translates to MPLHRFTSLSAVLALSLTACASPAPSADTAPTEEVTSLAIAPPVAQRVDSITEIHGRTLVDPYAWLRDRDNPETIAYLEAENAYAEAAMAHTEELQESIYQEILSRIDQTDLSVPVRRGDFFYYSRTVEGQDYPIYARKRGSLDADEEVLLDLNQLAEGHDYLGLGAYEFSDDHRLLAYAIDTSGNERYALHVLDIESGTHVAGPIENTSSVAWANDNTTLFYTTLDSAHRPDKVFRMRLDEPDADHELVFHEDDEAFYAYVSKTRSGDFLQLTLWSNASGESHILDANTPDEDFRVVAPRVPGIEYSVAHHGDHLLIVTNEDAINFKLMRTPTDNLAKERWEEVIPHRPETLLRAVHTFKNWWIFEERHGGSPSLRARNLESGEEHTIAMPEQTYSLRFSENPEFSADTIRFTYSSLVTPRSVFDYTLPTRALDLQKETTVHHYERERYESSRIYATSPDGAQVPISIVHKKGIALDGSHPLFLLGYGAYGMNYDPYFSASRISLLERGVIFAIAHIRGGGELGRQWYLDGKLASKQNTFNDFIASASHLIEAGYTSPDRLAINGGSAGGLLIGAVLNQRPDLFEAAVADVPFVDVINTMLDASLPLTVVEYTEWGNPNTPEAFETIVAYSPYDNVTAQAYPHLLVTAGLNDPRVHYWEPAKWVARLRHTRTDDHLTLLQTNMGAGHGGASGRYAYFRETAFTYAFVLDRLGVDHEVGTSQPNAVDADEETENAKASATE; encoded by the coding sequence ATGCCCCTTCACCGCTTCACATCGCTAAGCGCCGTCCTCGCGCTAAGTCTGACTGCCTGCGCCTCACCGGCCCCCTCCGCCGACACTGCCCCCACCGAAGAGGTGACCTCACTCGCCATCGCGCCGCCGGTCGCCCAACGCGTCGACAGCATCACCGAGATCCACGGGCGCACTCTTGTCGACCCCTACGCCTGGCTGCGCGATCGCGACAACCCCGAGACCATCGCCTACCTGGAGGCCGAAAACGCTTACGCCGAAGCCGCCATGGCCCACACCGAGGAACTTCAGGAGTCCATCTACCAGGAGATCCTCTCGCGCATCGATCAGACCGACCTCTCGGTGCCGGTGCGCCGCGGCGATTTCTTTTACTACTCCCGCACCGTCGAGGGGCAGGACTACCCCATCTACGCCCGCAAACGCGGCAGCCTCGACGCCGACGAGGAGGTCTTGCTCGATCTCAATCAGCTTGCCGAAGGTCACGACTACCTCGGGCTCGGTGCCTATGAGTTCAGCGACGATCATCGCCTGCTGGCCTACGCCATCGACACCTCCGGTAACGAGCGCTACGCCCTGCACGTCCTCGACATCGAGAGCGGCACTCATGTCGCCGGGCCCATCGAAAACACCTCCTCGGTGGCCTGGGCCAACGACAACACCACCCTCTTCTACACCACCCTCGACAGCGCGCATCGCCCTGACAAGGTCTTCCGCATGCGCCTTGATGAGCCCGACGCCGACCACGAGCTCGTCTTCCACGAAGACGACGAGGCCTTCTACGCCTACGTCAGCAAAACCCGCAGCGGCGACTTTTTGCAGCTCACCCTCTGGAGCAACGCCAGCGGTGAGTCGCATATCCTCGATGCCAACACCCCCGACGAAGACTTCCGCGTGGTCGCCCCCCGCGTCCCCGGCATCGAATACAGCGTCGCCCACCACGGCGACCACCTGCTCATCGTCACCAACGAAGACGCCATCAACTTCAAGCTGATGCGCACCCCCACTGACAACCTGGCAAAAGAGCGGTGGGAAGAGGTCATCCCTCACCGCCCCGAGACGCTGCTGCGCGCCGTTCATACCTTCAAAAACTGGTGGATCTTCGAGGAGCGCCACGGCGGCTCCCCGAGCCTGCGCGCCCGCAACCTCGAAAGCGGCGAAGAGCACACCATCGCCATGCCCGAGCAGACCTACTCGCTGCGTTTTAGCGAAAACCCCGAGTTCTCAGCCGACACCATCCGCTTTACCTACAGCTCGCTCGTCACCCCGCGCTCGGTCTTCGACTACACGCTCCCCACCCGCGCCCTCGATCTTCAAAAAGAAACCACCGTCCACCACTACGAACGCGAGCGCTACGAAAGCAGCCGCATCTACGCCACCTCCCCCGATGGCGCACAGGTGCCCATCTCCATCGTCCACAAAAAGGGCATCGCGCTCGACGGCTCCCACCCCCTCTTTTTGCTGGGCTACGGGGCCTACGGCATGAACTACGACCCCTACTTCTCGGCCTCCCGCATCTCCCTTCTGGAGCGCGGCGTGATCTTCGCCATCGCGCATATCCGCGGCGGCGGCGAGCTGGGCCGCCAGTGGTACCTCGACGGCAAACTCGCCAGCAAACAAAATACGTTCAATGACTTCATCGCCAGCGCCTCCCACCTCATCGAGGCCGGCTACACCTCTCCGGATCGCCTGGCCATCAACGGCGGCTCCGCCGGCGGCCTCCTCATCGGTGCCGTCCTCAACCAGCGCCCCGATCTCTTCGAGGCGGCCGTCGCCGATGTGCCCTTTGTCGACGTCATCAACACCATGCTCGACGCCTCCCTCCCGCTGACCGTCGTCGAATACACCGAGTGGGGAAACCCCAACACCCCCGAGGCGTTCGAGACCATCGTTGCCTACTCCCCCTACGATAACGTCACGGCCCAGGCCTACCCCCACCTCCTGGTCACCGCCGGCCTCAACGACCCCCGCGTCCACTACTGGGAGCCCGCCAAATGGGTCGCCAGGCTGCGCCACACCCGCACCGACGATCACCTCACCCTGCTGCAAACCAACATGGGCGCCGGCCACGGCGGGGCCTCGGGCCGCTACGCCTACTTCCGCGAAACCGCCTTCACCTACGCCTTCGTCCTCGATCGCCTGGGTGTTGACCACGAGGTAGGCACCTCGCAGCCAAACGCCGTCGATGCCGACGAAGAGACCGAAAACGCGAAGGCCTCGGCAACCGAGTAA
- a CDS encoding DUF3817 domain-containing protein, translated as MKFVSLKTFGLIEGLSMVVLLFVAMPMKYVWDQPQMVRVVGMAHGFLFMIFVAWVLLEAFRSKWTLEKTAGALAASVIPFAPFVVDLSSGAAEREKAPALAAD; from the coding sequence ATGAAGTTCGTGTCGCTGAAAACATTCGGGCTTATCGAGGGACTCTCGATGGTGGTGCTCCTCTTTGTGGCGATGCCCATGAAGTATGTCTGGGATCAGCCCCAGATGGTGCGTGTGGTGGGCATGGCGCACGGTTTTTTGTTCATGATCTTTGTGGCGTGGGTGCTCCTGGAGGCCTTTCGCTCCAAATGGACCCTGGAAAAGACGGCGGGGGCGCTGGCGGCGTCGGTGATTCCTTTTGCGCCTTTTGTGGTGGATCTCTCGTCGGGGGCGGCGGAGCGTGAAAAGGCACCGGCGCTCGCCGCGGACTAA
- a CDS encoding MFS transporter, which yields MKSALRHSWALLVGIALIMLGNGLQTSLLGLRASIEGFSTGATGAIMSAFYVGFLAGSTLTPKIVKDVGHIRVFAAWSSMASAAILLHGLILEPWFWGLMRLVTGFCYAGVYVVAESWLNDRADNRTRGQLLSLYMVVQYVGLSGGQLLLNVGSPAELVLFVLTSVLISLALVPISLTTSAPQPSEEQERLSPRALWTLSPLGVMACAGAGLSTGALLGMGAVFGEEVGLSVAEISIFMAMLIAGAAILQFPIGRLSDRFARRAVIVLTSALSVALALVAWVMMGQSAALTLGLIFLVGGFSMPVYALGMAHANDHLRPGQRVAASSTLVLVFGLGATAGPVGVAALMDAMGPGGFYVGVAVIQAAIGLFALYRTTQREGVGAELQKPYRPVVGGRPFWRRRP from the coding sequence GTGAAAAGCGCGCTTCGACATTCCTGGGCGCTCCTGGTGGGGATCGCGCTGATCATGCTGGGAAACGGTCTTCAGACGAGCCTTCTGGGGCTTCGTGCCTCGATCGAGGGCTTTAGCACCGGGGCGACCGGCGCGATCATGTCGGCGTTTTATGTGGGCTTTCTGGCCGGCTCCACCCTCACGCCGAAAATCGTCAAAGATGTGGGGCATATTCGGGTCTTTGCGGCGTGGTCATCGATGGCCTCGGCGGCGATCCTGTTGCACGGTCTCATTCTTGAGCCCTGGTTCTGGGGGCTGATGCGCCTGGTGACCGGGTTCTGTTATGCCGGCGTCTATGTGGTGGCCGAAAGCTGGCTCAATGATCGGGCGGATAACCGCACACGGGGCCAACTTCTCTCACTCTACATGGTCGTCCAGTACGTAGGTTTAAGCGGGGGACAACTCCTCCTCAACGTGGGCTCGCCGGCGGAGCTCGTGCTCTTTGTGCTGACGTCGGTGTTGATCTCGCTGGCGTTGGTGCCGATCTCGCTGACCACCAGCGCGCCACAGCCCTCCGAGGAGCAGGAGCGCCTGAGTCCGCGCGCCCTCTGGACGCTCTCGCCGCTGGGGGTGATGGCGTGCGCGGGGGCGGGGCTCTCCACGGGAGCCCTTCTGGGGATGGGCGCGGTATTCGGGGAGGAGGTCGGACTCTCGGTCGCCGAGATCTCGATCTTTATGGCGATGCTCATCGCCGGCGCGGCGATCCTTCAGTTTCCGATTGGCAGGCTCAGCGACCGTTTTGCGCGACGGGCGGTGATCGTGCTGACCAGCGCGTTGAGCGTGGCTCTGGCGCTTGTGGCCTGGGTGATGATGGGGCAGAGCGCGGCGCTCACCCTGGGGCTGATCTTCCTGGTGGGAGGTTTCTCGATGCCGGTCTATGCGCTGGGGATGGCGCACGCCAACGATCACCTGCGCCCGGGTCAGCGTGTGGCCGCCAGCAGCACCCTGGTGCTGGTCTTCGGGCTGGGGGCGACGGCCGGACCGGTGGGGGTGGCTGCGTTGATGGACGCCATGGGCCCGGGCGGGTTCTACGTGGGCGTGGCGGTGATCCAGGCGGCGATCGGGCTCTTTGCACTCTACCGCACCACGCAGCGCGAGGGGGTGGGAGCGGAGTTGCAGAAACCCTACCGTCCGGTGGTGGGGGGGCGGCCCTTCTGGCGGCGTCGTCCGTAG
- a CDS encoding aspartate aminotransferase family protein, with protein MPQLTAPPAAPGSAALLKELNAYVLAEPHPFVVDLARSEGMYLATLEGNRLFDWAGYYGAKLIAHNHPGLYEAEYTRRLVVAANNKIANPDFLTPECLEYYRTLHKLGPRCMQNPGLEVYAVNSGAEAVENMMKYLINLHHQRLLSEGKTPRARRFVYFDQAFHGRTVFALNVTRVSHDPVMTKDFQGLVPGNLQVPFPALDTSESPAQTREKVERCLTVLENLFEHYCDEIVAVILEPIQGAGGHRVAPRSFFQKLSELCHAHRIPLAFDEVQTAGGATGTFFTIDAFDLPHPPQAVASGKKLGNGVVYMLNRMDDLGVLDSTWGGTLADMVRFVQEYAIVQREGLIEKVPALGALLVEMLQGLAERFPELMYNVRGYGLYQGFSMRTPGLKQTLIQRARDRENLLLLGAGADTIRLRPHLNVTEDDIETLGAMLERLLQDLS; from the coding sequence ATGCCCCAACTCACCGCGCCCCCTGCTGCCCCCGGCAGCGCCGCACTTCTCAAAGAACTCAACGCCTACGTGCTGGCCGAACCCCACCCCTTTGTCGTCGACCTGGCTCGCTCGGAGGGCATGTACCTGGCGACGCTTGAAGGCAACCGCCTCTTTGACTGGGCGGGATATTACGGCGCCAAGCTCATCGCTCATAACCACCCCGGGCTCTATGAGGCCGAATACACCCGGCGTCTGGTGGTGGCTGCGAACAACAAGATCGCGAACCCGGATTTCCTCACCCCCGAGTGTCTGGAGTACTACCGCACCCTTCATAAACTCGGCCCGCGGTGCATGCAGAATCCGGGGCTGGAGGTCTACGCGGTGAACTCCGGAGCGGAGGCCGTTGAGAACATGATGAAGTACCTCATCAACCTTCATCATCAACGCCTGCTTTCGGAGGGGAAGACGCCCCGCGCTCGACGCTTTGTGTACTTCGATCAGGCCTTCCACGGGCGCACCGTCTTCGCTCTCAACGTCACGCGCGTCTCTCATGATCCGGTGATGACCAAAGACTTTCAGGGGCTTGTGCCGGGCAACCTGCAGGTGCCCTTTCCGGCCCTGGATACCAGCGAGAGTCCGGCCCAAACCCGAGAGAAAGTGGAGCGTTGCCTGACGGTTCTGGAGAATCTCTTTGAGCATTATTGTGATGAGATTGTCGCCGTGATCCTGGAGCCTATTCAGGGGGCCGGCGGCCACCGCGTCGCGCCGCGTTCCTTTTTTCAGAAGCTCTCCGAGCTCTGCCATGCCCACCGAATTCCGCTGGCCTTTGACGAGGTTCAGACCGCCGGCGGCGCTACCGGAACCTTCTTCACGATTGACGCCTTCGATCTCCCCCATCCCCCGCAGGCGGTGGCCAGCGGCAAGAAGCTCGGCAACGGGGTGGTCTATATGCTCAACCGAATGGACGACCTCGGGGTGCTCGACTCCACGTGGGGGGGCACGCTGGCGGATATGGTGCGTTTTGTTCAGGAGTACGCCATCGTGCAGCGCGAAGGTCTCATCGAGAAGGTTCCGGCGCTGGGCGCGTTGCTTGTGGAGATGCTCCAGGGGCTGGCCGAGCGCTTCCCCGAGCTTATGTACAACGTGCGGGGCTACGGCCTCTACCAGGGCTTCTCGATGCGAACTCCCGGACTCAAGCAGACGCTGATTCAGCGCGCCCGCGATCGCGAGAATCTTCTGCTCCTGGGGGCCGGGGCCGATACCATTCGCCTGCGTCCTCACCTCAACGTCACCGAAGATGACATCGAAACCCTGGGAGCCATGCTGGAACGTCTGCTTCAAGACCTGAGCTGA
- a CDS encoding sulfatase: MSPPTPTFWRDLTLWSIGALLAGALGATLETALTLLSASGSSLSAALLTLIATTALWTIGAGLWAPLSAATLWASTGRPTATGLLNLASRWTRRVWRERATAADHRRAATLMSTVVALPLFAACSIGITTYLIEHRNGAMLIAATSLVAQLLIAGSLGIGAAMLRRLLLAALKRRPAASRFFNTAYISIATLTAGLSVALAASWRLRHTLMAIEGPTIALIGLSLLLHPVMAFSLRQRSPGRLIGALALTAPLIALPIAGVSSQLPETRRMLVFHAETSRFVLDLSQRYLMLDRLFLNGDCPVPGLLTREELHAHIDTCLDPDFDRPTSREVLPEVERPQLKQRPSFVLITWDSVRAERLGFLGGERPTSPNLDAFAAESAVFSRAFSQDSGTGPSLWSLFSGKTPFQVDLSEGHRFPPLIDASEPLLAEVLVGEGYNAEAILCATVFDSPRWTIRRGFERFDNVCGERTHRLAPNVTREGQKALRRLASQDEPFLIWLHYYDPHAPYFDHPDVAWGEEPVDRYDEELRYTDAQMAPILDLIQDLGKKRPIYTFFGADHGEAFGEHGPDPHARNLYRAVTHVPLLMHGPHIEPARYEEPVALNDIYPTMLDLAEIPIPEARTMVSQLPTLLGAPPDHQRMVFQENSYSRPRRHTRAVIRGDYQFIMDLTARTEELYHLKDDPMARQNLLGLGLIEEHILRQALTRFLLTSTIPEGLDD, from the coding sequence ATGTCCCCACCCACTCCCACCTTCTGGCGAGATCTGACCCTCTGGAGCATCGGCGCCCTGCTCGCCGGCGCTCTCGGCGCGACCCTGGAGACGGCCCTCACCCTCCTGAGCGCGTCCGGCTCGTCGTTGAGCGCGGCGCTGTTGACGTTGATCGCGACCACCGCCCTCTGGACCATCGGCGCCGGGCTGTGGGCACCTCTCTCAGCAGCGACGCTCTGGGCTTCCACAGGACGCCCCACCGCCACGGGGCTTCTGAACCTGGCGAGTCGCTGGACGAGACGAGTCTGGCGCGAGCGCGCCACGGCCGCCGATCACCGACGCGCCGCAACACTGATGAGTACCGTGGTAGCGCTGCCGCTCTTTGCCGCGTGCTCCATCGGCATCACCACCTACCTCATCGAACACAGAAACGGAGCGATGCTCATCGCTGCGACCTCACTGGTCGCACAGCTCCTGATCGCCGGCTCGCTCGGCATAGGAGCGGCCATGCTGCGGCGACTCCTGCTCGCTGCACTCAAACGCAGGCCCGCGGCGAGCCGCTTTTTCAACACGGCCTATATCAGTATCGCCACACTCACCGCAGGGCTGAGCGTGGCCCTGGCGGCCTCCTGGCGCTTGCGCCACACCCTGATGGCCATCGAAGGCCCCACCATCGCGCTTATCGGCCTGTCCCTGCTCCTTCATCCGGTGATGGCCTTCTCGCTGCGTCAGCGCTCACCGGGCCGGCTTATCGGAGCGCTGGCGCTTACCGCGCCACTTATCGCGCTTCCGATCGCCGGCGTCTCCAGCCAGCTCCCGGAGACACGGCGTATGCTCGTCTTCCACGCCGAGACCTCTCGCTTTGTCCTGGATCTCTCCCAGCGCTACCTGATGCTCGACCGCCTCTTTCTAAACGGCGACTGCCCGGTACCGGGCCTGCTCACCCGGGAGGAGTTGCACGCGCATATCGACACGTGTCTCGATCCGGACTTCGACCGCCCTACCTCCCGTGAGGTGCTCCCCGAGGTTGAACGCCCCCAACTTAAGCAACGCCCTTCATTTGTGCTCATCACCTGGGATTCGGTGCGCGCCGAACGCCTGGGCTTCCTCGGGGGAGAGCGCCCCACCTCCCCCAACCTCGACGCCTTCGCCGCCGAGAGCGCGGTCTTCTCCCGTGCGTTCAGCCAGGACTCCGGGACCGGCCCCAGCCTCTGGTCGCTCTTCAGCGGAAAGACCCCCTTTCAAGTCGACCTCTCCGAAGGGCACCGATTTCCCCCGCTGATTGACGCGAGTGAACCTCTCCTCGCCGAAGTGCTCGTCGGCGAGGGCTACAACGCCGAGGCTATCCTCTGCGCCACGGTTTTTGATAGCCCGCGCTGGACGATTCGCCGCGGCTTTGAGCGCTTCGACAACGTCTGCGGCGAACGCACGCATCGCCTGGCTCCCAACGTTACCCGGGAGGGTCAGAAAGCGCTGCGTCGCCTGGCCAGTCAAGACGAGCCCTTCTTAATATGGCTGCACTACTACGACCCGCACGCGCCCTACTTCGACCACCCCGACGTAGCATGGGGCGAGGAGCCTGTGGACCGCTACGACGAGGAACTTCGGTACACCGACGCGCAGATGGCCCCCATCCTCGATCTCATTCAAGACCTCGGGAAGAAGCGCCCCATCTACACCTTCTTCGGTGCAGACCACGGCGAAGCCTTTGGAGAGCACGGCCCCGATCCCCACGCCCGAAACCTCTACCGGGCAGTCACCCATGTCCCGCTTCTGATGCACGGCCCTCATATCGAACCGGCCCGCTACGAAGAACCGGTCGCCCTCAACGACATCTATCCGACCATGCTTGATCTGGCTGAGATTCCCATCCCCGAAGCACGCACCATGGTCAGCCAGCTCCCGACCCTGCTCGGCGCCCCACCCGACCACCAGCGCATGGTCTTTCAAGAGAACTCCTACTCTCGGCCCCGACGCCATACCCGCGCGGTGATCCGGGGCGACTATCAGTTCATCATGGACCTGACCGCCCGCACCGAAGAGCTCTACCACCTTAAGGACGACCCGATGGCTCGCCAGAACCTCCTCGGTCTGGGCCTTATCGAAGAACACATTCTCCGTCAGGCCCTCACCCGCTTCCTGCTTACCTCCACCATCCCGGAGGGGCTCGACGACTGA
- a CDS encoding DUF2293 domain-containing protein, whose protein sequence is MTEQNRIVSPTFPYDMVRLEDGTKTRPPEGWALLKPGDATLTRRVKAAGPSWTVQEKKGRKTFSHGVWAPADIIERETVRREAEQASPAYQRRLAADRARRTKKHEEYAEDFEAAVFDFLNFHSRYRDLARAMATAIAAHATPVGSGTVARTKRIPIEERASAATIAWMRHQTTAYDDMKIARVKGKRREVRRELAQRSRALLNTYRKGEDTPERCPLKLALAKL, encoded by the coding sequence ATGACCGAACAAAATCGCATCGTCTCACCAACCTTCCCTTACGACATGGTTCGCCTGGAAGACGGCACCAAAACTCGCCCCCCCGAGGGCTGGGCACTCCTGAAACCCGGGGACGCCACCCTCACTCGCCGTGTCAAAGCCGCTGGCCCCTCCTGGACCGTCCAGGAGAAGAAAGGCCGCAAGACCTTCTCCCATGGGGTCTGGGCGCCGGCCGACATTATCGAGCGCGAAACAGTGCGTCGCGAAGCCGAACAGGCCTCCCCCGCCTATCAGCGCCGCCTGGCCGCCGACCGCGCTCGACGCACCAAAAAACACGAAGAATACGCCGAGGATTTTGAGGCTGCCGTCTTCGATTTCCTCAACTTCCACAGCCGCTATCGCGACCTCGCCAGGGCCATGGCCACGGCTATCGCAGCTCACGCCACCCCGGTTGGAAGCGGCACCGTCGCCCGCACCAAACGCATCCCCATTGAGGAGCGCGCCTCCGCGGCCACCATCGCCTGGATGCGCCATCAGACCACCGCCTATGACGACATGAAGATTGCCCGCGTCAAAGGCAAACGCCGGGAGGTCCGTCGCGAGCTGGCCCAACGTTCCAGAGCCCTGCTCAACACCTACCGCAAAGGCGAAGACACCCCGGAGCGCTGCCCCCTCAAGCTCGCACTCGCAAAACTTTAA
- a CDS encoding IS256 family transposase — MTENDKKKKRYPKTANSFPEPIDEYLREIAKAAAGKPLSESLKADGPLKQMIGRFVELAYEAEMDEHLGYERNERVEEEEGGVKRRKNTRNGSYPKTLKTSHGATTVRVPRDRAASFEPQIVPKFAGITDEVEARIVSMYARGMTTRDINEHVHEMYGIETNPMFVSRVVERLEPELKVWRNRPLEPLYPIVFIDALHLKVRHSYGVRPTATYQICGYNESGHLEILGLYIAPEEHGSSESASFWHQVLLELEGRGVKDLLIVCADGLKGLEQAVGAVYPKARFQPCVVHLARNSFNVVSYKDRKALAKSLRAIYQATTSENAEIAFAALQNDWGHRYPGVVEQWEKNLVRLASLWSYGKDLRKLVYTTNPIENVHRQLRKVTKSRGAMPNVDSAKRLLTLVAMRINQKEQNKSRPRTDWRKIVCELHIHFGDRLPQEWGLRFLDH; from the coding sequence GTGACTGAGAATGATAAGAAAAAGAAGCGCTACCCGAAGACGGCCAATTCGTTTCCGGAGCCCATTGACGAGTACCTGCGCGAGATTGCGAAGGCGGCTGCGGGCAAGCCGCTCTCAGAGAGCCTGAAGGCCGATGGGCCGCTCAAGCAGATGATTGGACGCTTTGTCGAGCTGGCCTATGAGGCCGAGATGGATGAGCACCTGGGCTATGAACGAAACGAGCGCGTCGAGGAAGAAGAAGGTGGAGTAAAACGGCGCAAAAACACCCGAAACGGGAGCTATCCCAAGACACTCAAAACCAGTCATGGGGCGACTACGGTTCGTGTCCCTCGTGATCGTGCCGCCAGTTTTGAGCCGCAGATTGTGCCCAAGTTTGCCGGTATTACAGACGAGGTCGAGGCGCGGATTGTCTCGATGTACGCCCGAGGCATGACCACTCGTGACATCAACGAGCACGTGCACGAGATGTACGGCATTGAGACCAATCCGATGTTTGTGAGCCGGGTCGTTGAGAGGCTTGAGCCGGAGCTCAAGGTCTGGCGAAACCGGCCGTTAGAGCCTTTATATCCGATCGTCTTCATCGATGCGCTGCACCTGAAGGTGCGCCATAGCTACGGGGTTCGCCCCACGGCGACCTATCAGATTTGCGGCTACAACGAGTCGGGTCATCTGGAGATTCTAGGACTGTATATCGCCCCGGAGGAGCATGGGTCTTCGGAGTCGGCGAGCTTCTGGCATCAGGTGCTTTTGGAGCTTGAGGGGCGCGGCGTGAAAGACCTTCTCATTGTCTGCGCTGATGGTCTCAAAGGACTAGAGCAGGCGGTTGGGGCGGTCTATCCCAAGGCGCGTTTTCAACCCTGTGTTGTTCATCTGGCGCGCAATAGTTTCAATGTCGTCAGCTATAAAGACCGTAAAGCCCTGGCGAAAAGTCTGCGCGCGATCTACCAGGCTACGACCTCTGAGAATGCCGAGATTGCCTTTGCGGCGCTTCAAAACGACTGGGGACATCGATACCCGGGAGTAGTCGAGCAGTGGGAGAAAAATCTGGTCCGTCTGGCGAGTTTGTGGAGCTACGGCAAGGATTTGAGAAAGCTCGTCTACACCACCAACCCGATCGAGAATGTGCATCGTCAATTGCGTAAAGTGACCAAGAGTCGCGGCGCCATGCCCAACGTCGACAGCGCCAAACGGCTACTGACTCTGGTGGCTATGAGGATCAATCAGAAGGAACAGAACAAATCCCGACCACGAACTGACTGGCGGAAAATTGTGTGTGAGCTGCACATCCACTTCGGTGACCGTCTGCCCCAAGAGTGGGGGCTTCGATTTTTAGACCACTGA
- a CDS encoding TetR/AcrR family transcriptional regulator, translating to MVEHDETLPRKEPVQERSRALVEALIEATARILEDEGPEALTTNRVAEVAGTSIGSLYQYFPNKEALLAALVERELAGDMALVRLILERGNGRSLREAMRQVCEQLVAQNRRRFELHRVMLPLIDDVHRGALVRREREALAGCIGALVEAHRDELPAHYRKGEEGMQRLECAMFVAMSAMEQALNAAKVEAPQMLERPEFAGLLLRIFEALILQE from the coding sequence ATGGTCGAGCATGATGAGACGTTGCCGCGCAAGGAGCCTGTGCAGGAGCGATCTCGTGCGCTGGTGGAGGCGCTGATTGAGGCGACTGCTCGCATTCTGGAAGACGAGGGCCCCGAGGCGCTGACGACCAATCGGGTGGCCGAGGTGGCGGGTACGAGCATCGGCTCGCTTTATCAGTATTTTCCGAACAAAGAGGCGTTGCTCGCAGCGCTTGTGGAGCGGGAGCTTGCGGGGGATATGGCTCTTGTGCGGCTCATCCTTGAGCGGGGGAACGGGCGTTCGTTGCGCGAGGCTATGAGGCAGGTATGTGAGCAGCTTGTGGCGCAGAATCGGCGTCGTTTTGAGCTTCACCGGGTGATGCTTCCGCTCATCGATGATGTGCACCGGGGAGCGCTTGTGCGGCGAGAGCGTGAGGCCTTGGCCGGGTGTATCGGGGCGCTGGTGGAGGCGCATCGCGATGAGCTTCCGGCGCACTATCGTAAGGGGGAGGAAGGGATGCAGCGTCTGGAGTGCGCGATGTTTGTGGCGATGAGCGCCATGGAGCAGGCGTTGAATGCGGCAAAGGTCGAGGCACCGCAGATGTTGGAGCGACCGGAGTTTGCGGGGCTGTTGCTGCGGATCTTTGAGGCGCTGATCCTTCAGGAGTAG